Proteins found in one Quercus robur chromosome 2, dhQueRobu3.1, whole genome shotgun sequence genomic segment:
- the LOC126703812 gene encoding E3 ubiquitin-protein ligase SIRP1-like, translated as MALVTTSMFHSGIRAGVLSFLELVQDMLHPDQPSSSKTKKKASTKAAIESMPRVTITAKEDCSICLEEFKVGGEAREMPCNHKFHSGCIENWLWVHKSCPLCRFLIPLEELEEEESGGEL; from the coding sequence ATGGCTTTGGTGACTACAAGCATGTTCCATTCCGGAATAAGAGCCGGAGTTCTCTCTTTCCTCGAGCTAGTCCAAGACATGCTCCACCCTGATCAACCCTCCTCgtcgaagacgaagaagaaggcTTCGACCAAGGCCGCGATCGAGTCAATGCCGAGAGTGACAATAACGGCGAAGGAGGACTGCTCAATTTGCTTGGAAGAGTTCAAGGTTGGAGGCGAGGCTAGAGAGATGCCGTGTAATCACAAGTTTCATTCGGGTTGTATCGAGAACTGGCTTTGGGTTCACAAGTCGTGTCCACTTTGCCGATTCCTTATTCCATTAGAGGAATTAGAGGAAGAAGAAAGTGGAGGAGAGTTGTAA